A part of Rhipicephalus microplus isolate Deutch F79 chromosome 8, USDA_Rmic, whole genome shotgun sequence genomic DNA contains:
- the LOC142768234 gene encoding phosphatidylinositol 4-kinase alpha-like, which translates to MAEMTATPSATPASPAVASGGGGVSYSSGLLAQERERSAFRHGLMELSRCLARLQPTPWPKVAKVMAACPVELSRGVFRIDQRGQDAVVSLCVYLVESGFQHRERIVPYLMKLLRGLLKANFVEEVKYEPDERIPVRERFCFLLQTVLSDVAYYCDELGEEITNCQLDFLGALVRICASAHAASSASAEPSSTAATLNVKTRPGERPLPAGSIMT; encoded by the exons ATGGCCGAAATGACTGCAACACCGTCAGCCACGCCAGCGTCACCCGCCGTCgccagcggcggcggtggcgtctcCTACAGCAGCGGCCTGCTGGCTCAGGAAAGGGAGCGGTCGGCGTTTCGTCACGGGCTGATGGAATTGTCCCGCTGTTTGGCACGCCTTCAGCCGACGCCATGGCCCAAG GTTGCCAAGGTGATGGCCGCCTGTCCCGTGGAGCTCTCGCGCGGCGTGTTCCGCATCGACCAGCGTGGCCAGGACGCCGTCGTTTCCCTGTGCGTGTACCTGGTCGAGTCTGGCTTCCagcaccgcgagcgcatcgtgccGTACCTGATGAAGCTTCTGCGAGGTCTGCTCAAGGCCAACTTCGTTGAGGAAGTGAAGTACGAGCCGGACGAGAGGATTCCCGTGAGGGAGCGCTTCTGCTTCCTCCTGCAAACGGTGCTGTCCGACGTGGCGTACTACTGCGACGAGCTGGGCGAGGAGATCACCAACTGCCAGCTCGACTTCCTCGGCGCCCTGGTGCGCATCTGTGCCAGCGCGCACGCCGCCAGCTCGGCCAGCGCGGAACCGTCGAGCACTGCCGCCACGCTCAATGTCAAG ACCAGGCCCGGTGAGCGGCCGCTGCCAGCGGGCTCCATCATGACTTAG
- the LOC119165310 gene encoding phosphatidylinositol 4-kinase alpha-like, with the protein MYNPNMVSRRAMVDYWMAKACRGAARERREGLLPYENITTPIPFQASTFLFRTFGSSFSQIRVVAERPEVAARNHTLFSGNKIQLILAYADRILSDEMIDYLDQCAVSAHDTGQLAINPYRSFGEMLKMVWINLLYELLCSYTLAEKDEWKMNSPLFCSLAKDIQKLAKHLFLAGQKDIQVKAYDASEQEQKEHGYACVHRFRASVQTVATCVEILVWAEVDENGADLLCGKLAEKLQAAHGLKLALGHLPILISCLDGIRTLAEMFPLIVDGCVLAARDFLGAPAPVLLKLYQCMEELVSGDNAGVRSICQAALRQVRDAGIECLCGVLRVGIERDPEIVQAYLASASNRLFQAEISGGEGALIAINTVMALGKMAVLLKGTPKTEKSVLQFFQQRFCKPPSTLDTLIVDQMGRMLVAKVDRTVRDEILKMLTMVTLVSNSVQAKIADADIKFPGYKHVALPVIKVLIKVASGIEGSDEQLEMLGTLLELFVQIGLDGCRYCENQLAFKDSGCAANMGVLIPVISALVQRMDPVVGAKPRMHKLFWDFWLYASLMGFTVLSGVWPIDWYYGTADIALKSPILVCKEHLRPILQFNNPIRHETAAIVDLNDVKFQLLKELKGGTEISTILYKMNYQQATYLLSVNDLEALRVQNSVTTKTPYQTIMQYLEFPLIQKDKGGMFICMSAVADKVFEMFLDVMQDKPKHEDREAELEEAFVFLLVKFVDPEKQIRRVADKFISNFIDRFPHLLWSRKVLWAMLDILQALAYSLELDPNETGQEVIVPFTPYSITLTDTMDRRETIVRDLAAHCQGIVQEAVKWAPIATRSHLQEYMVTNSELVEALTQHTGVGLAIESIMLFAGLNASSSPQSTSLLERWPACVKKDYSEFVCSMEIRCRYSGEVAGLLMSSKNTEYTRKELAAKLLNQLHTSWKTSNKKLHKRCIFRICALLVSMKGLDRRLLRALCWSPVEYFSEEPTRNAIYCWQWFLAAKPDQELRFLHEMSNAWLATVERELGLFSKDPVQTDPCAVGEKSDLRPKSPYIAPHEVWVNFIVEKIESAKFSSQAEIEIFTNLFYRSFSPTIGDEKFSCRHISVVGTRFNLLSSAVSLLQSDADALSSQMIRSILRERIYSACLDYFCGPQSFPTERGGKLRESILMMVKFWMAMHNDKKFLRRTSFGKDIVGNQLANRSQGSSVGSSATESGYTQADSFPTTPAGWQQQGYSRPSTESSSSSTRGTTTTTTTSREMRETPLVSDSAYAKEYLRKRSLILALLSVEIEFLITWYNPLSLPDRAVPGEEIISAWRSQHITERGWVDMVQCAWNLSPLLAVYLPSRFRSSDALRGEVTRLVQANPDLVCHIPEALQYMITPDFVLEDNPDLSYLQAWAPVSPVKVLAFFSRLYSPHPITAQYAIRVLSACPPDVLMFYIPQLAQAVRYDNMGYIRNFIITSANISQLLTHQFIWNMRTNMFRDEDGQEKDADLFEVFNSMIDTMVNNLTGKEKLFYESEFDFFTKITAISGVLRHFPKGPERKRACLCELSKIKVEQGSYLPSSPEAIIVDIDYASGAPMQSAAKAPFRAKFKVRSVGIEKVQEIATAGYKDLRDSGYFSAADLRREHWQAAIFKVGDDVRQDMLALQVIALFKNVFSIAGIEVYLFPYRVVATSPGCGVIECVPDTTSRDQLGRQTDIGMYEYFLQKYGDESTRTFQEARSNFVKSMAAYSVAMFLLQVKDRHNGNLLLDEDGHIIHIDFGFLFESSPGGNIGFEPDIKLTEEMVMIMGGKQEAEPFKWYTELCVRCFLAVRPFREDVVTLVSLMLDTGLPCFRGQTVRLLRLRFAPTATEREAAAFMIKIINDSYLSIRTRTYDMIQYYQNQIPY; encoded by the exons ATGTacaacccaaacatggtgtcgcGCCGTGCCATGGTCGACTACTGGATGGCGAAGGCGTGCCGCGGCGCTGCTCGGGAGCGCCGCGAGGGCTTGCTGCCGTACGAGAACATTACGACGCCGATTCCGTTCCAGGCGTCCACGTTCCTCTTCCGGACGTTCGGCTCGTCCTTTAGCCAGATCCGAGTCGTCGCGGAACGACCCGAAGTCGCTGCCAGAAACCACACTCTGTTCTCGGGTAACAAGATACAG CTTATCCTTGCGTACGCCGACCGCATCCTGTCGGACGAGATGATCGACTACCTGGACCAGTGCGCCGTCAGCGCGCACGACACTGGACAGCTCGCCATCAATCCGTATCGCTCGTTCGGGGAGATGCTCAAGATGGTGTGGATAAACCTGCTCTATGAGCTACTCTGCTCGTACACCCTCGCCGAAAAGGACGAGTGGAAGATGAATTCGCCGCTCTTCTGCAGTCTCGCGAAGGACATCCAGAAGCTCGCCAAGCATCTCTTTCTTGCCGGTCAGAAGGACATACAG GTGAAGGCGTACGATGCGAGCGAGCAGGAACAGAAGGAGCACGGATACGCGTGCGTGCACCGGTTCCGCGCGAGCGTTCAGACGGTGGCCACTTGCGTGGAGATCCTCGTTTGGGCCGAGGTAGACGAGAACGGCGCCGACCTGCTGTGCGGAAAGCTCGCCGAGAAGCTGCAAGCGGCCCATGGTCTCAAGCTTGCACTGG GTCACCTCCCCATACTCATCAGCTGCCTGGATGGAATCAGGACGCTGGCCGAGATGTTCCCACTGATCGTGGACGGCTGCGTGCTGGCGGCGCGCGATTTCCTCGGTGCTCCGGCGCCCGTCCTGCTCAAGCTTTACCAGTGCATGGAAGAGCTCGTCAGCGGCGACAACGCTGGCGTCAGGTCCATCTGTCAGGCAGCACTCAGACAG gtACGCGATGCCGGCATCGAGTGCCTGTGTGGAGTGCTTCGAGTGGGCATTGAGCGCGATCCCGAGATTGTGCAAGCGTACTTGGCCTCTGCCTCAAATCGACTCTTCCAG GCCGAAATAAGCGGCGGAGAAGGAGCCCTGATCGCCATCAACACGGTCATGGCGTTGGGCAAGATGGCGGTGCTGCTGAAGGGCACGCCAAAGACGGAAAAGTCGGTGCTGCAGTTCTTCCAGCAGCGCTTCTGCAAACCGCCTTCGACGCTGGACACACTCATTGTGGATCAGATGGGCCGCATGCTGGTCGCTAAGGTGGACCGGACTGTCAGGGACGAGATCTTGAAGATGCTCACCATGGTTACGCTTGTATCCAACTCCGTGCAGGCAAAGATTGCGGACGCCGACATCAA GTTTCCCGGCTACAAGCATGTAGCCTTGCCCGTCATCAAGGTCCTTATCAAGGTGGCCTCGGGCATCGAAGGCTCGGACGAGCAGCTCGAGATGCTCGGCACCCTTCTCGAGCTATTCGTGCAGATTGGCCTCGACGGTTGTCGTTACTGCGAGAACCAGCTGGCCTTCAAGGACTCTGGCTGCGCCGCAAACATGGGTGTTCTCATACCTGTCATCTCTGCACTAGTGCAGCGTATGGACCCCGTCGTGGGTGCCAAGCCGCGGATGCACAAGCTGTTCTGGGACTTCTGGCTGTACGCCTCGCTCATGGGCTTCACCGTGCTGTCCGGCGTGTGGCCCATCGACTGGTACTACGGCACCGCCGACATCGCCCTCAAGTCCCCCATCCTGGTGTGCAAGGAACACCTAAGGCCCATCCTGCAGTTCAACAACCCCATTCGCCACGAGACCGCGGCCATCGTCGACCTGAACGACGTCAAGTTCCAGCTTCTGAAGGAACTCAAGGGAGGTACCGAGATAAGCACAATACTGTACAAGATGAACTACCAGCAGGCCACCTACCTTCTTTCCGTTAACGATTTGGAGGCCCTTCGGGTTCAGAACTCTGTGACCACTAAGACGCCGTACCAGACCATTATGCAGTACCTCGAGTTCCCGCTCATCCAGAAGGACAAAGGTGGCATGTTCATTTGCATGTCGGCCGTTGCCGACAAGGTCTTCGAGATGTTCCTCGATGTGATGCAGGACAAGCCCAAGCACGAGGATCGTGAGGCCGAGCTGGAGGAGGCGTTTGTGTTCCTCCTCGTGAAGTTCGTCGACCCCGAAAAGCAGATACGGCGCGTGGCCGACAAGTTCATTTCGAATTTTATCGATCGCTTCCCGCATTTGTTGTGGAGTCGCAAG GTCCTCTGGGCCATGCTGGACATCTTGCAGGCACTGGCCTACTCCCTGGAGCTGGACCCCAATGAGACCGGCCAGGAGGTGATCGTCCCCTTCACCCCGTACTCAATCACACTAACTGACACCATGGACAGACGGGAAACCATTGTTCGGGATCTGGCCGCCCACTGCCAGGGTATCGTTCAGGAGGCTGTCAAATGGGCACCCATAGCTACGCGCTCCCACCTCCAAGAGTACATGGTCACCAACTCGGAACTGGTTGAAGCGCTGACCCAGCATACCGGCGTGGGCCTGGCCATTGAAAGCATCATGCTTTTCGCAGGCCTGAACGCGAGTTCCTCACCCCAGTCCACTTCCCTGCTAGAGCGGTGGCCGGCTTGCGTCAAGAAGGACTACTCCGAGTTTGTCTGCTCCATGGAGATACGCTGCCGGTATTCGGGAGAAGTGGCGGGCCTGCTCATGAGCTCCAAGAACACGGAATACACGCGAAAGGAGCTCGCGGCCAAGCTGCTCAACCAGCTGCACACCAGTTGGAAGACGTCGAACAAGAAGCTCCACAAGCGatgtatattccgcatatgcgcCCTATTGGTCAGCATGAAAGGTCTGGACCGGAGGCTGCTGCGGGCTCTGTGCTGGTCGCCCGTCGAGTACTTCTCCGAGGAGCCGACACGCAACGCCATTTACTGCTGGCAGTGGTTCCTGGCGGCCAAGCCCGACCAGGAGCTTCGCTTCCTGCACGAGATGTCCAACGCGTGGCTGGCCACGGTCGAACGTGAGCTGGGCCTCTTCTCGAAGGACCCCGTGCAGACGGACCCGTGTGCCGTTGGCGAGAAGAGCGACTTGCGACCGAAGTCTCCTTACATCGCGCCGCACGAG GTGTGGGTCAACTTCATCGTTGAGAAGATCGAGTCGGCCAAGTTCAGCAGTCAGGCGGAGATTGAAATATTCACCAACCTCTTTTACCGGTCCTTCTCGCCCACCATCGGGGACGAGAAATTCAGCTGCCGTCACATATCGGTGGTAGGAACGAGGTTCAACCTGCTGAGCAGTGCCGTGTCGCTACTGCAGAGCGACGCCGACGCGCTGAGTAGCCAGATGATCCGCAGCATCCTCAGGGAGCGCATCTACTCCGCATGCCTGGACTACTTCTGCGGGCCGCAGTCGTTCCCGACCGAGCGCGGAGGCAAGCTACGCGAGAGCATACTCATGATGGTCAAGTTCTGGATGGCGATGCACAACGACAAGAAGTTCCTGCGCCGCACCAGTTTTGGCAAGGACATTGTGGGCAACCAGCTGGCCAATCGCAGCCAAGGGTCGTCGGTGGGAAGCTCGGCGACGGAGAGCGG CTACACGCAGGCTGACTCGTTCCCCACGACGCCCGCCGGCTGGCAGCAGCAGGGCTACAGCCGGCCGTCGACCGAAAGCTCGTCGAGCTCGACCCGAGGCACGACCACGACCACGACGACGTCGCGGGAGATGCGCGAGACGCCACTCGTTTCGGACTCGGCGTACGCCAAGGAGTACCTGCGCAAGCGGTCGCTCATCCTGGCGCTTCTGTCGGTAGAGATCGAGTTCCTGATCACGTGGTACAACCCGCTCTCGCTGCCGGACAGGGCTGTGCCCGGTGAGGAGATCATCAGCGCTTGGAGGAGCCAGCACATCACCGAGAGGGGTTGGGTCGACATGGTCCAGTGCGCCTGGAACCTCTCACCGTTGCTGGCCGTCTACCTGCCCAGCCGCTTTCG ATCATCCGACGCTCTTCGTGGCGAAGTGACCAGATTAGTGCAGGCGAACCCGGACCTGGTGTGCCACATACCCGAGGCTCTACAGTACATGATCACGCCCGACTTCGTGCTCGAGGACAATCCAGATCTGTCCTACCTGCAAGCCTGGGCGCCCGTGTCACCCGTCAAAGTTCTCGCCTTCTTCTCGCGTCTCTACTCGCCACACCCGATCACGGCGCAGTACGCCATCCGGGTCCTTTCGGCTTGCCCACCGGACGTGCTCATGTTCTACATCCCGCAGCTGGCGCAAGCCGTGCGCTACGACAACATGGGCTACATCCGCAACTTCATCATCACGTCGGCGAACATCAGCCAGCTGTTGACGCACCAGTTCATCTGGAACATGCGCACCAACATGTTCCGCGACGAGGACGGACAGGAGAAGGACGCTGACCTATTCGAGGTGTTCAACTCCATGATCGACACCATGGTCAACAACCTGACGGGCAAGGAGAAGCTGTTCTACGAGTCAGAGTTCGACTTCTTCACCAAGATCACCGCCATATCTGGAGTGCTGAGGCACTTTCCCAAG GGTCCGGAACGCAAGCGGGCTTGCCTCTGCGAGCTGTCCAAGATCAAGGTGGAGCAAGGGTCCTACCTGCCTTCCAGCCCCGAAGCGATCATTGTGGACATTGACTACGCGTCCGGGGCGCCCATGCAGAGCGCCGCCAAGGCGCCCTTTCGCGCGAAGTTCAAGGTGCGCAGCGTGGGCATCGAGAAGGTGCAGGAGATCGCCACCGCTGGTTACAAGGACCTGCGCGACTCTGGCTACTTCAGCGCCGCGGACCTGCGCAGAGAGCACTGGCAAGCCGCCATCTTCAAG GTCGGCGACGACGTGCGACAGGACATGTTGGCGCTCCAGGTCATCGCGCTCTTCAAGAACGTCTTCAGCATCGCCGGAATCGAGGTGTACCTCTTCCCGTACCGCGTGGTGGCCACCTCGCCCGGCTGCGGCGTCATCGAGTGCGTGCCGGACACCACGTCACGGGACCAGCTGGGCCGACAGACCGACATCGGTATGTACGAGTACTTCCTGCAGAAGTACGGCGACGAATCCACGCGCACCTTCCAGGAGGCGCGAAGCAACTTCGTCAAGAGCATGGCCGCCTACAGCGTCGCCATGTTCCTCCTGCAG GTTAAAGATCGTCACAACGGTAACCTGCTACTGGACGAAGACGGCCACATCATTCACATCGACTTCGGCTTCCTCTTCGAGAGCTCGCCCGGCGGCAACATCGGCTTCGAGCCGGACATAAAGCTCACCGAGGAGATGGTCATGATAATGGGGGGCAAGCAGGAGGCCGAGCCGTTCAAGTGGTACACTGAGCTGTGCGTGCGCTGCTTCCTGGCCGTGAGACCGTTTCGCGAGGACGTGGTCACCCTGGTATCTCTGATGCTGGACACCGGTCTGCCCTGCTTCCGAGGACAGACGGTGCGCCTGCTGCGGCTGCGGTTCGCGCCCACGGCCACAGAGCGTGAGGCGGCGGCCTTCATGATCAAGATCATCAACGACTCGTACCTAAGCATTAGGACCAGGACGTACGACATGATCCAGTACTACCAGAACCAGATCCCGTACTGA